The following coding sequences lie in one Cloeon dipterum chromosome 1, ieCloDipt1.1, whole genome shotgun sequence genomic window:
- the Cypl gene encoding peptidyl-prolyl cis-trans isomerase-like 1 has product MSHLQLTTNTGIPDSSWQPPFCVMETTMGEFAVELYWKHAPRTCRNFAELCRRGYFNNTKFHRIIRDFMIQGGDPTATGRGGSSIYGKTFADEFHPDLKHTGAGILSMANSGPDTNGSQFFITLGPTQWLDGKHAIFGRISGGMNVIKRIGLVETDNSDKPVDDVQIKKAYPKMQL; this is encoded by the exons ATGAGCCACCTGCAGCTGACAACAAATACTGGAATACCAGACAGTTCCTGGCAACCTCCCTTTTGCGTCATGGAAACAAC AATGGGAGAATTTGCCGTGGAACTTTACTGGAAGCACGCTCCAAGAACATGCAGAAATTTCGCAGAACTGTGTAGACGAGGCTACTTCAACAACACCAAATTCCACAGAATTATCAGAGACTTCATGATTCAAG GTGGAGACCCAACTGCGACCGGTCGAGGAGGAAGCTCGATTTACGGCAAAACCTTTGCTGACGAATTCCACCCGGACTTGAAACACACtg GCGCTGGAATTCTCTCCATGGCAAACTCTGGCCCTGACACGAATGGATCTCAGTTTTTCATCACCCTCGGTCCAACCCAGTGGCTGGACGGGAAGCACGCAATTTTCGGACGCATTTCTGGTGGCATGAATGTAATCAAGCGGATTGGATTGGTCGAGACAGACAACTCGGACAAGCCGGTGGACGACGTGCAAATCAAGAAGGCGTACCCAAAGATGCAACTGTAG